aagaacgCTTAACAGTAACCAACTACTATATTGTGAATTCTTCCTAAAGAAGTAGCAGAAATTCATATCACTCTGAAATTATACTGAAGGAAATACTTTATGCTGTACTGTAGCACAAAAAGTTTCTTACTAAAATGGATTAAGTGAGCAGGAGGACTACTAAGTCtgtatctctctttcttcatccGTCCCTCATTGAATACTTTTGTCTCAAGAATGAACAGCATGGTGCCAAAAGAAGCTTCCCCTGGGTCTTTACAATctgtattcattcttttatttagtaaaaatgtaaaaggtttttcttttgcttttatactTTTTGTTCCAAACACAAGGCCAGGAACCATTTGCCCTTTGTTCTTGGTAGTTGAAAAATGTAGCATATGGTAAACCTTTTCACTGAATAGGCATTCACGATCATGCATGTGAAAATGCATTAGAAGAATTTATGAGACATGTGGGGACATGGGCTGCATCTGAGACTAAAATCCTCATCACAAGCTTTTATAGTATTCTACTATGATGACTtgatggtgggggagggaaggataCCTCTCTTTTCCTTCGTTAAATGATAGAACAATTGGCGGTGGTTGTAAATAATTCAAAAGGTTCTGAACCAGACTTTGTCTCTTAAATTGAATTATTCTAGAGGCTGTTCTTTGCCTTATTGTAAGTAATTAAAACAATCAATGCTGTAGTTTTTAtgatgtgttttgaaaatatatagaaaatattaaaaaagaaagcatatgatGACCCAAAATTGCAGTCTTAATACCTTTTCCCCCAACTCTTGATTGTGTGTATCTTTATGCAATAATTCCTAAGACAAGCGTAtgcttataaatttattttttaaaggaactctCAAATTAGCAAATCTTATATGGTAGGAAAAATGTATAATCTACCTTTAATTTAGAAGACTACAAACCCCAGCCATACAATTACTTCATCTTAAAAGGCTACTTTTCTCCTATGTGTTTTGAAAGCTTCCAAGATCATGTAATTATATGTGGGAGACAGGAGGAAGAGATTACAAAACAAACACCTCATTGTTGTTGCTTAAAAACAGCATTGATGTCAACATCTGTGCATTCATGAGCAAGCCAGAAAGTATGAACAATGAGAAAATGGAACACTTacgagaaaaaagaaatattttcttattttcaaactttCAATATATTATTGTGAAAAACATCAAATTTTAAACTGCAAAGATCCTTCAGAGTTTGCTTTGGATTAGAATTGCTCGTGCATTGATTATAGACAAAAGTGACTTTAGCCCAACATTTGAAATAGCTAATATTGGaattagaaaattttatgaaatgactGATTAGATCAAAGAAGTCTGGGGATTTTTTTCCAGTGTAATTAATGAGATGTATACCCTTTGCGTGCATTGCAAATATTAGTGCATATGTGTTATCTTAGAAGTTATATAAGTAGGCTTGAATACCATTTTTTGATTTTAATTAGGTTACATTGCCTTTTGAGTATCTTCATTTAACAGGTAATGTGAATTTAACAGGGACTTTGTTGTacactctgttttatttttatagtatgcAAATAAGGACCAAATGCCAACACATTCATTATGCTGTATAAAGTTTATACCAGAAAGGTTCCAATCACTTTGAAAAAGGTCCTGTCATTATTTCTATTGTAAATCAGTATGCCAAGCCTCTGAGAAGGAAACATTTTGAATTGAAATAGGGAATATAGATGAAATCCTAGGATGTTTACAAAGTATGTGAAACATCTTTGGTTGATTCTTAAGTATCAACAGTGTGTTAAGGCAAGGGAATCATATCAATATTCAGTGATACAATAAATGCTTTATTAATTGAGTATCATTAATCATTATCCTAAAAAGCAGAACATGTTagaggttttgtttcttttctttttttttttttttaagaggttttgtttctattgctgtgtacCAAGGTGCCCACTGTTGGCAGCTGTGGCAGCTTAAAATGGAGGAGGTGGAAGTGCATGAGTCCATACATAGTTCCCTGTATGGAAAGGTCAGATTGAGGTGAGGGAATTGGTGGAGATGGAACatgatgaagaggaagaaggagagcagAGAAGTGAAAATAAGATCGTTTGTATAAGAAGAGTACACAGTTCCAttagtttattcattcagcaagtattccCTCAGCTCCTTCTCTGTTGAAGGAGGTGGCCTCAGGGGGAAGAAAGGTGATGAGTGAGTATTTACAGAAGTGCATAGTAGAAACACAGGTGTGCTGGAAATACTTAGGCCTCATGCAGAGCATTATAAGAAAGTCTTACAACTTTGCGTTTTAGAATGCATGCCTTTTAGACATCTCAGGTAAAGGGCATGATTTCTAactcccatcccacccacccccaccattcTGTACCCAACATTGCAGCCTGTCCCAGTAAGCTACTCTGTCTTTAACATGGCGTCTGTTTAGAATACTGGCCCTCTTTGCATCTGTCAAATTGGAGAAATACACATTTGGGGATCATAGTTCTTAGGATTTGTCCTGGGtaaataggggaaaaaattttaatctcAATTCTAATAAAGAATGTGAGCCAAGaaacataatttaataaaaaggtGTCCTAGATATTAGTGAATTTCCTAGGATTTTagtgaaatctaaaaagaattcttcaatatctataaaatgtgactctataaaaattttcttctgtggaaccattcctttttaaaaaatatgttaactgGTGGAACTCGTCAGCCGCCATGGCGTCCAACATGGACCGGGAGATGATCCTGGCGGATTTTCAGGGGACTTCAGAGATCATCTGTTTCCAGCttctcagttttccttttgtGGAAGTTGAGACCAGAAAAaggaagtgacttgtccaagttcCTGGGTTGGTTTGAAACAAAGATTATATCTAGGCATGTACTGGCATTGAAAACATTGATGAAGCTATTACATTGCTTAAGCAAAATAATTGGGACTAAGTGGCAGCTATCAATGGTGTAATACCCCAGGAAAATGGCATTCTACAAAGTGACTATGGAGGTGAGACTATACCAGGACCTGCATTTGATTCAAGTCACCCAGCTTCAGCTcctgctccttcttcctcttcagcATTTAGACCTGTAATGCCATCTAGGCAAATTGTAGAAAGGCAACCTCGGATGCTGAACTTCAGGGTTGAGTACAGAGACAGAAATGTTGATGTGGTACTTGAAGACAGCTGTACTGTTGGAGAGATTAAACAGATTCTAGAAAATGAACTTCAGATTCCTGTGTCTAAAATGCTGTTGAAAGGCTCGAAGACCGGAGATGTGGAAGACAGTACGGTCTTAAAATCACTACATTTGCCAAAAAACAACAGTCTTTATGTCCTTACACCAGACTTGCCACCACCTTCGTCATCTACTCATGCTGGTGCCCTGCAGGAGTCATTAAATCAAAACTTCATGCTGATCATCACCCACCGAGAAGTCCAGCGGGAGTACAACCTGAACTTCTCAGGAAGCAGTACTATTCAAGAGGTAAAGAGAAATGTGCATGACCTTACGAGTATCCCCATTCGCCATCAATTATGGGAGGGCTGGCCAACTTCTGCCACAGATGACTCGATGTGTCTTGCTGAATCAGGGCTATCTTATCCCTGCCATCGACTTACAGTGGGCAGAAGATCTTCACCTGTGCAGACCCGGGAGCAGTCCGAAGAGCAAAGCACCGATGTTCATATGGTTAGTGATAGCGATGGAGATAATTTTGAAGATGCTTCCGAATTTGGAGTGGATGATGGAGAAGTATTCGGCATGGCATCTTCTGCCCTGAGAAAATCTCCAATGATGCCAGAAAACgcaaaaaaatgaaggagatgcCTTATTACAATTTACAGCAGAGTTTTCTTCAAGATATGGTGACTGCCATCCTGTATTTTTTACTGGCTCATTAGAAGCTGCTTTTCAAGAGGCCTTCTATGTGAAAGCCAGATAGAAAGCTTCTTGCTATCTACCTCCACCATGATGAAAGTGTATTAACCAACGTGTTCTGCTCACAAATGCTTTGTGCTGAATCTATTGTCTCTTATCTGAGTCAAAATTTTATAACCTGGGCTTGGGATCTGACAAAGGACGCCAACAGAGCAAGATTTCTGACAATGTGCAATAGACACTTTGGCAGTGTTGTTGCACAAACCATCCGGACTCAAGAAACAGATCAGTTTCCACTTTTTCTGATTATTATGGGAAAGCGATCATCTAACGAAGTGTTAAATGTGATACAAGGTAACACAACAGTGGATGAGTTAATGATGAGACTCATGGCTGCAATGGAGATCTTCACCGCCCAACAACAGGAAGATATAAAGGATGAGGATGAACGTGAAACCAGAGAAAATGTGAAGAGAGAGCAAGATGAGGCCTATCGCCTTTCACTTGAGGCTGACAGAGCAAAGAGGGAAGCTCATGAACGAGAGATGGCAGAGCAGTTCCGTCTGGAGCAGATTCGCAAAGAACAATTAGAGGAACGTGAGGCCATCCGGCTCTCCTTAGAGCAGGCCCTGCCTCCAgaaccaaaggaagaaaatgctgaACCCGTGAGCAAACTGCGGATCCGGACCCCCAGTGGCGAGTTCCTTGAGCGGCGGTTCCTGGACTGCAATAAGCTCCAGATTGTCTTTGATTTTGTTGCTTCCAAAGGATTTCCATGGGACGAGTTCAAGTTACTCAGTACCTTTCCTAGGAGAGACGTAACCCAGCTGGAcccaaaaaaatctttattgGAGGTAAAGTTGTTCCCTCAAGAAACCCTTTTCCTTGAAGCAAAAGAGTAAACATGGCCCAGCAGTGGAACCAGCCATTCCTTGACAAGCCGGAGGCCTGCATCAAGAGAAGGGCTCCTCAGCCAACCCACCTACACGCTCGTCTCACTCAACTCAATGTCACACTTCTGCCTCTTGCAAGATTGCtggaaaaaagtaataataaacatAGCTACTTAAAATTTCCCATCCAGGAGTATATGTTCCCAGCCCTCATAGAGAATTACAACTGTGCCACCCTCCAGTACTCCTCTCCTTGCCCCTGTTCAATGACTAATGCACTGTTCACGTGTGAGTGATCACGAAGTAGAATTTTTACCTCTGCGGTGTCCATCGTTCCCCCACACTGTCTAGGACAGTTCTCTCTGCCCTCTGACACCAGGATGCTATGTATTTGATATGTCTCATTGAGCCAGGGCTCATACacctctgcctttttattttcatgactgGATTTCTACTTTGTCACCTAATTTTAAAAGGCATGGGGGGAAAAGTCATATGGGACTTCTCAGCATGGAGATTAAACATTGTTgtaggaaaaaaagcataaaaaaaataaaaaataaataaataatatgttaacttacaaatataaaatgccCACAGTGTGACTCTAAAGAAAGATCAAAAGAGCATATGAAGATGCTTTCTACACTTTCcaatagcatatttttaaaagtcttatctGTGGATGTTTAAAACCAAAGTGTTGCAGTACTATAAAATGTCATTGTTTGCACTCTAACTAAATTGTAGAAAATGGCAAATCTGAATATGACATTATTCTCTTAGTCATAAAAATTATCATGGGATTTCATTGAAAACTATTTAATCTCAGAAACATGATACCATAAAATTCTCAGAATAATCACCATGAAATAAGAGGGATAAACCagatcattcccattttatagatcaggTGGTGATGCAGAAAGACAATTAAATAATATGTCAGTATTTGATCATTCATTTTACAAGTATGGGGCATCTAGTACATGCCAGCACTGTTTTGTATCCAAAACAACAATTCTTACTCTAGTGGAGTTTACATTCCAGCTGAAGGGAGAAAGACATTAAATatagtaaataagaaaatgatagaaaGTGCAATGGCAAA
This DNA window, taken from Canis lupus familiaris isolate Mischka breed German Shepherd chromosome 6, alternate assembly UU_Cfam_GSD_1.0, whole genome shotgun sequence, encodes the following:
- the LOC100684252 gene encoding LOW QUALITY PROTEIN: FAS-associated factor 1-like (The sequence of the model RefSeq protein was modified relative to this genomic sequence to represent the inferred CDS: inserted 2 bases in 1 codon; deleted 1 base in 1 codon; substituted 1 base at 1 genomic stop codon) gives rise to the protein MASNMDREMILADFQGTSEIICFQLLSFPFVEACTGIENIDEAITLLKQNNWDXVAAINGVIPQENGILQSDYGGETIPGPAFDSSHPASAPAPSSSSAFRPVMPSRQIVERQPRMLNFRVEYRDRNVDVVLEDSCTVGEIKQILENELQIPVSKMLLKGSKTGDVEDSTVLKSLHLPKNNSLYVLTPDLPPPSSSTHAGALQESLNQNFMLIITHREVQREYNLNFSGSSTIQEVKRNVHDLTSIPIRHQLWEGWPTSATDDSMCLAESGLSYPCHRLTVGRRSSPVQTREQSEEQSTDVHMVSDSDGDNFEDASEFGVDDGEVFGMASSALRKSPMMPENAKNEGDALLQFTAEFSSRYGDCHPVFFTGSLEAAFQEAFYVKAXDRKLLAIYLHHDESVLTNVFCSQMLCAESIVSYLSQNFITWAWDLTKDANRARFLTMCNRHFGSVVAQTIRTQETDQFPLFLIIMGKRSSNEVLNVIQGNTTVDELMMRLMAAMEIFTAQQQEDIKDEDERETRENVKREQDEAYRLSLEADRAKREAHEREMAEQFRLEQIRKEQLEEREAIRLSLEQALPPEPKEENAEPVSKLRIRTPSGEFLERRFLDCNKLQIVFDFVASKGFPWDEFKLLSTFPRRDVTQLDPKKSLLEVKLFPQETLFLEAKE